From Haloarcula sp. CBA1127, a single genomic window includes:
- a CDS encoding cytochrome b/b6 domain-containing protein, translating into MSNLDHGKFTRVTTLFHSLLGLDVFLLFFTGYAIMFNDELWWMLTLMGGASGVTAIHRITGIGLVALVIFWITLQLISSTGRSNFSKILPAKDDVDAFIQDIQFVLGRADERHPSARQFAGYKADEVPLLSYIGKGVVAIFSIELTLLAISGLLIWSKTGLAAMFQTKAAAMAFVTFHGLLGVIMLMGVMFHIFEHGMHPAFYPVETKAFIPRSMVPEHHGDDDEEPDTTGIERLSLSPSWRTVSTIFGAMTVIGIVSVLIGSIFDEGYPVPRELAIGGGPSSILLTIGINVGMVVLGVGLVLSMYGNVLRIRWEQQLEAEREPPAAADGGEPQTDGGQPESDDSEN; encoded by the coding sequence ATGAGCAATCTCGACCACGGGAAGTTCACGCGCGTGACGACCCTGTTTCACTCACTGCTAGGGCTGGACGTGTTCCTGCTGTTTTTCACCGGCTACGCCATCATGTTCAACGACGAACTGTGGTGGATGCTGACGCTGATGGGTGGGGCTTCAGGCGTGACGGCGATCCACCGCATCACCGGCATCGGGCTGGTTGCACTCGTCATCTTCTGGATTACGCTCCAGCTTATCTCCTCGACCGGCCGGAGCAACTTCTCGAAAATCCTCCCGGCGAAAGACGACGTCGACGCGTTCATTCAGGATATCCAGTTCGTGCTCGGTCGAGCCGACGAACGACACCCGAGCGCGCGGCAGTTCGCCGGCTACAAGGCCGACGAGGTCCCGCTACTGTCCTACATCGGCAAAGGTGTCGTGGCGATTTTCTCCATCGAGCTGACCCTGCTTGCGATTTCGGGGCTGCTCATCTGGAGCAAAACCGGCCTCGCCGCGATGTTCCAGACCAAGGCGGCCGCGATGGCCTTCGTCACGTTCCACGGCCTGCTGGGCGTCATCATGCTGATGGGAGTCATGTTCCACATCTTCGAGCACGGGATGCACCCCGCCTTCTATCCCGTCGAGACGAAAGCGTTCATTCCCCGAAGCATGGTGCCTGAGCACCACGGCGACGACGATGAGGAGCCGGACACCACGGGAATCGAACGCCTCTCGCTGTCCCCGTCCTGGCGAACTGTCTCGACGATATTCGGCGCGATGACCGTCATCGGCATCGTCTCCGTGCTCATTGGGAGCATCTTCGACGAGGGCTATCCGGTGCCCCGCGAACTCGCCATCGGCGGCGGTCCGTCGAGCATCCTGTTGACTATCGGTATCAACGTCGGAATGGTCGTCCTCGGTGTCGGGCTCGTGCTGTCGATGTACGGAAACGTCCTGCGCATCCGCTGGGAACAGCAGCTCGAAGCAGAGCGAGAACCGCCGGCCGCGGCCGACGGGGGCGAGCCCCAGACCGACGGCGGCCAGCCTGAATCAGACGATA
- a CDS encoding 4Fe-4S dicluster domain-containing protein produces the protein MSTGNEVMHDGVMSTGEDARIFPDVEACIDCGGCVVSCKRTWDVPRDEQRISIATMLEGQEAASGLNASSGQAMGQGESPGETAVPMQCYHCSNAPCVSVCPTDSLISKENGFVRVRDDLCIGCQYCLSACPFGAPQFPSEDEGVANLVGSGGNMDKCTMCEERQDVGKGPACAEECATDAILVGTPAQISDELDNRDSGTFFNDVAMDIIFGEDASEFQ, from the coding sequence ATGTCAACAGGCAATGAAGTGATGCACGACGGCGTGATGAGTACCGGCGAGGATGCGCGCATCTTCCCGGATGTTGAGGCGTGTATCGACTGTGGTGGCTGTGTTGTCTCCTGTAAGCGTACGTGGGACGTCCCACGGGACGAACAGCGAATCAGTATTGCGACGATGCTCGAAGGCCAAGAAGCCGCATCGGGGCTCAACGCCAGCAGCGGCCAGGCGATGGGGCAGGGCGAGTCGCCCGGTGAAACCGCGGTGCCGATGCAGTGCTATCACTGTTCGAACGCGCCGTGCGTCTCGGTGTGCCCGACCGACTCGCTCATCTCGAAGGAGAATGGGTTTGTGCGGGTTCGTGACGACCTCTGTATCGGCTGCCAGTACTGCCTCTCGGCGTGTCCGTTCGGCGCGCCGCAGTTCCCCAGCGAGGACGAGGGAGTTGCCAATCTCGTCGGCAGCGGTGGCAACATGGACAAGTGTACCATGTGTGAGGAGCGTCAGGATGTCGGCAAAGGGCCGGCCTGCGCCGAGGAGTGTGCCACCGACGCCATCCTGGTCGGGACGCCAGCCCAGATATCGGACGAACTGGACAACAGGGACAGCGGCACGTTCTTCAACGACGTGGCTATGGACATCATCTTTGGCGAGGACGCCAGTGAGTTCCAATGA